Genomic DNA from Desulfomonilaceae bacterium:
GAGCGCCAATGAAAGCTACTATGGTTCAGACATCTCAATTATCGACATTTTCTTTCACAAGCAGGGGAAACTGTCTCCTGCAGCGTCGAAGCTGGTTGAAACCTTGAACTCAAGCCTGTCAAAATAGAAAAACTCAACCGCGAAAACCTGCTGAAAAGCAAATGTGGAGATTGTAAATACAGATCTATTTATGGGGGATGTAGAGGGCGCTCCATGGCCTTTTCCGGATATAATCCATCGGAAGATCCTTCCTGTTTTCTTCAGGAATGTCCAAGATCCCGGAAAAACTAGTTGACAAATGGTGTCCAATTCAACGAAAAATCTTCTGATTGCTTTAGATCTACTTTCCGGCGACGAGATTCTTAAAGATTCCATTTAATATTGCGCTTGATTAACCACTCCTGTAATTGCTGCGGTTGCTCACAGTCTAAAATAAGCCCCAAGGAGGCGTAGTTGTCTCAAAAATGGACATGAAGCGAGACTATTACGAGGATATACAACTTTTCAGGACCAATACCACACTTGTTCTTAGTGTGGTCCTTTTTGGCGCCTTGGCTTCAATACCTTTTTTCATCGGGGATTATAACTTATACATTTTCAACCTGATCGCCATCCACTCAATTGTCGCGATAGGCCTGAATATACTTGTGGGCTATACAGGGCAGATATCTCTCGGACACGCCGGTTTTTTCGCAATTGGCGCCTATACCGGAGTCCTGTTGATGGTCAAAGCCGGGCTTCCTTTCCCCGTAGCGCTTGTAGCGGCCGGTTTTGTCTCTTCCGGGTTTGGTTTTCTGTTGGGGCTTCCTTCATTGAGATTAGAGGGACCGTATTTGGCGATCGCTACACTCGGTTTCGGCATGGCGGTGACGCAGATAATCAGCCATTTGGACTTTGCAGGAGGGCATATGGGGCTGGAAGCGCCCAAGATGTCCCTTGGGGGGTTCGTGGCTGACACGGGGTATGAGCAATACGCTGTCATAATGACCGTTACGGCTATCATGACCGTGGCAGCCATCAATTTGATGAAAACCCGTGTGGGTAGGGCTCTTGTCGCGATCAGAGACAGTGAAATAGCAGCGGAAGCCATGGGAGTAAATGTCCTGAAATACAAGACCCTGGCTTTTGCCATAAGCGCTTTTTACACAGGTGTGGGTGGAGCGTTAATGGCGTTTGCGCTTGCTCATATAAGCGCGGGCAGCTTCAACCTGATTTTGTCGATAACCTTCCTGGCCATGATAGTCGTTGGCGGTTTGGGATCCATAATGGGCTCTATTCTGGGCGCCGCGTTGCTTACATATCTGCAGATCAAATTGCAGATCATTCAGGAAGCGCCTTTCGTAGGCCCAGCGCTGCTCGATATTTCAAAAAGATTCTTCACCGCGGAAGGTTTACCTAATATCCAAAGCATTATCATTGGAGCGATCATGATCGGGATCGTGATTTTCGAACCCCATGGAATGAGGGGCATATACCTCCGATTCAAGCGTTACTGGAAAATGTGGCCGTTTTGAGAGGATATGAATGAACTTCCTGATGGATTTAATCGTTGGCGGTTTGGCGATTGGCGCCTGTTACGCTTTAATAGCCCTGGCGATGGTCATTATTTACAAGACGTCTGAAGTGCCGAATTTCGCCCAGGGTGAGATGGCCATGATCGCCACGTTTGTGGCCTACACCATGATAGCCGGTTACGGAGTGGGTTTCTGGACAGCGGCTGCGCTCACACTCATTTTCGCGTTCATTTTGGGCGCTTTGTTGGAGATCTGTTTCCTCCGGCCCGCCGACAATCCAGGTGTCCTTGGGTCCATAGTAATTACCCTCGGAGCCGAGATGATCCTTTATGGGATAGCAGGCTGGAAATGGGGAGCCAATCAGAACCCTTTTCCTGTTCCTTTTTCCGAATACTCCGGGATAAACATTGGTGGAGTCATAATTACCGAAATAAACCTTTGGACGGTAGTGGTGAGCCTTGCCGTGATGGTCATTCTCTTTCTGTTTTTTCGGTTCACCAAACTTGGAACAGCCATGAAGGCGGTTCAACAGAACCCTTTCGCCGCCAAAGCCATGGGTATACCGACTCGACGAATTCTCACATTCACTTGGGGTTTGAGTTCCATGACCGGCGCTATCGCAGGCATGTTGATTGCTCCAATGGCCACACTTGATCCGAATATGATGCTGGATCCAATGCTCAAGGGCTTCGCCGGGGGAGTGCTCGGAGGATTAACGAGCTTGCCCGGAGCGGCCGCGGGCGCTTATTTGCTGGGAATAATCGAAAATCTTTTCGGAGGGTACGTATCGCTGGAGTTTAAATCACTGGTGGCCTTTGGTGTAATAGTGTTGATCTTGTGTGTGAAACCTTCGGGCCTGTTTGTGAAACATTATGAACGCAAGGTGTAGGTATCCTCAAAGTGAAACGTAGATTTTTCATTGTTTCCGTCATTTTGAAACTCGTGATCATTCCGTCATTTCTTTCATTGCATATATTGTCGTGGGCCGGTTCCCAGGATGATTTACAGGCCGTAATCAAAGACTATTTTGAAGCTGAAATGAGCCGGAACGCGGATAAGGTATGGAATCTGCTAGCTCCGTCTTCAATATTCAAGAAATTTTATTCATACGAGAACTACCTTGAATTGTGCCGTTCGAATCCGATCAGAGTCCTGGGTTATGAACTCAAATTTCCGCCGGAGATTTCCGAAAATAACGATAAGGGAAACTTGCCCAATGTTGAGAAAATCGGCACGGTGGTAATTAAAGTTCGCCTAAAAGGCGATTCGGGAAAAGAGAGTGAAAACATAAGCGTGTTTATTTTCCTCTTTGAGAATGGCTCCTGGTACAAGGGTTAGAGCGCTTGCTTGTTTTGAAGGGCGTTATCATTACACGTGATGAGAAAAACTCTCATCAATCATCCTTACAAATCGGTTAGCCCGGTGAAGCGGATTTGCTCCGGTTAGTCTGAATAAGAAAAAGGAGTAGTTAATGAAAAAAGGCCTGAAGAGATTGGTGGTTTTAGCGGTTCTAGTGGGGCTGACGATTACCGTCAACACCGCTTGGTCTGCTGACAAAGTTAGAGGGGTAAGTGACACTGAAATCCTGATAGGTCAGTGGGGTCCCCAAACAGGTCCCGCGGCTCTATGGGGCGCGGTCGCTCGAGGAACAGGCGTGTTTTTTGATCTGGTTAATGAAGAGGGTGGAATAGCCGGTCGAAAAATCAAGTACTTCCTTAGGGATGACTCTTATCAACCAGCCAAGACCAAAGCCATCGCAAAAGAATTTGTGGAAAGCATAGGGGTGTTTGGTGTCGCTTCCGGAGTCGGCACCTCTACAGGCATGGCGGTCCGCGATTACCTGATGGAAAACAAGGTCCCATGGGTTGGCCCTGCTACGGGATCCGCCCATTGGTCGGTTCCACTACAAAAATATCTGTTCGCTGTCTACCCGCGGTACACTGACGAAGCCTATCTCCTGACGCAGTACCTCGTCGAAAAGATGGGTAAGAAGAAAATAGCCTTTTTCTACCAGAATGATGATTACGGAAAAGAAGGTCTGCTGGGCGCCCAAAAATACGCCAAAAAGGCTGGAATTCAATTGACCGCTGAAGTTCCCGTAGAGGTTACCGACACAGATCTGAAATCCCATGCCTTAAAGCTCAAAGAAAGCGGCGCCGAGGCGGTGATACTCTGGATACTGCCCAAACACGCTGCAATAATACTTGGTCAGGCCAAAGCCGCGGGTTATGAGCCCCAGTGGGTAGCGAGTTCCACTCTTTCGGATTCCCACTTGATGCACAAAATCACAAAGGGTCTGTGGGCTGGAGTCGTTTACGCAAACTTCCTGAACGTGGAAAGTCCTTTGGTAAAGAAATATCTCGAAGCTCAGAAAAAATTCGCTCCGAATGAACAATACACTGGAATTTTCTTCCTTGCCGGCTTTGTCTTTGTTGAGCCGATGGTTGAGGGTCTGAAAAGAGCAGGTAAAGACTTGAATCCCGATACTTTCGTGAAGGCCATGGAAACTATTCGACACTGGAACGATTGGTTGGGATACGACTGCACGTTTACTCCAGAAGACCATCAGGGGATGAAATCTGTTTTCATATCGAAATGTGGTCCTAACGGAGAGCCGATTAAGATGTCTGACTGGCTCACCTACAAGGGTGAATGATTGTTGCGCTAGTTTCTGATGAGGCGCGGGTCGTAAATGGCGAATTCCCGGCCGCGCCTCAACGAATAAAAATCAAGGGCGTTTAATTATCCAAAATGGCTCTGCTGTCACTGAACAATTTGTTGGTTTCTTTTGGTGGTCTTGTGGCTCTCCATGGGGTTTCCATGGAGGTGGAAGAAGGACGGATATTCTCGATCATAGGACCGAACGGCGCCGGTAAGACCACTATTTTTAACTGTATCAGTGGGATCTACAGACCTACGAAAGGTAAAGTCATCTTCAAAGGTCAGGATATAACCGGCAAAAAATCTCACCATGCGGCAAGTCTTGGTATTGCTCGAACCTTTCAGAACATAGAATTGTTCGGGGGCCTGACCACAATGGATAATTTGCTCCTGGGACGTCACATTCATATGAAAACAGGCGTTTTTTCAGGAGCTTCGTTCTTGGGGAGGAATTTTCGAGCCGCAAAGGAAGAATGCCATCACCGGGAAGTGGTGGAACGGATCATAGAATTCCTCGAAATTGAGGCTTATAGGGATTCCTTCGTGTCCTCATTGCCTTATGGTGTTAGAAAACTGGTCGAGTTGGGTAGAGCGCTGGCCATGGAACCTACTCTCTTGCTGCTGGATGAGCCGACAGCAGGAATGAACCAGGAAGAAAAACGGGACATGATGTTCTGGATCCGGGACATTCGTAATGACTTTAAAGTCACAATTGTCATGGTTGAACATGACATGAATCTGGTCATGGATGTTTCAGACGAGGTGATGGCG
This window encodes:
- a CDS encoding branched-chain amino acid ABC transporter permease — encoded protein: MDMKRDYYEDIQLFRTNTTLVLSVVLFGALASIPFFIGDYNLYIFNLIAIHSIVAIGLNILVGYTGQISLGHAGFFAIGAYTGVLLMVKAGLPFPVALVAAGFVSSGFGFLLGLPSLRLEGPYLAIATLGFGMAVTQIISHLDFAGGHMGLEAPKMSLGGFVADTGYEQYAVIMTVTAIMTVAAINLMKTRVGRALVAIRDSEIAAEAMGVNVLKYKTLAFAISAFYTGVGGALMAFALAHISAGSFNLILSITFLAMIVVGGLGSIMGSILGAALLTYLQIKLQIIQEAPFVGPALLDISKRFFTAEGLPNIQSIIIGAIMIGIVIFEPHGMRGIYLRFKRYWKMWPF
- a CDS encoding branched-chain amino acid ABC transporter permease, encoding MNFLMDLIVGGLAIGACYALIALAMVIIYKTSEVPNFAQGEMAMIATFVAYTMIAGYGVGFWTAAALTLIFAFILGALLEICFLRPADNPGVLGSIVITLGAEMILYGIAGWKWGANQNPFPVPFSEYSGINIGGVIITEINLWTVVVSLAVMVILFLFFRFTKLGTAMKAVQQNPFAAKAMGIPTRRILTFTWGLSSMTGAIAGMLIAPMATLDPNMMLDPMLKGFAGGVLGGLTSLPGAAAGAYLLGIIENLFGGYVSLEFKSLVAFGVIVLILCVKPSGLFVKHYERKV
- a CDS encoding ABC transporter substrate-binding protein, which translates into the protein MKKGLKRLVVLAVLVGLTITVNTAWSADKVRGVSDTEILIGQWGPQTGPAALWGAVARGTGVFFDLVNEEGGIAGRKIKYFLRDDSYQPAKTKAIAKEFVESIGVFGVASGVGTSTGMAVRDYLMENKVPWVGPATGSAHWSVPLQKYLFAVYPRYTDEAYLLTQYLVEKMGKKKIAFFYQNDDYGKEGLLGAQKYAKKAGIQLTAEVPVEVTDTDLKSHALKLKESGAEAVILWILPKHAAIILGQAKAAGYEPQWVASSTLSDSHLMHKITKGLWAGVVYANFLNVESPLVKKYLEAQKKFAPNEQYTGIFFLAGFVFVEPMVEGLKRAGKDLNPDTFVKAMETIRHWNDWLGYDCTFTPEDHQGMKSVFISKCGPNGEPIKMSDWLTYKGE
- a CDS encoding ABC transporter ATP-binding protein produces the protein MALLSLNNLLVSFGGLVALHGVSMEVEEGRIFSIIGPNGAGKTTIFNCISGIYRPTKGKVIFKGQDITGKKSHHAASLGIARTFQNIELFGGLTTMDNLLLGRHIHMKTGVFSGASFLGRNFRAAKEECHHREVVERIIEFLEIEAYRDSFVSSLPYGVRKLVELGRALAMEPTLLLLDEPTAGMNQEEKRDMMFWIRDIRNDFKVTIVMVEHDMNLVMDVSDEVMALNFGVKLVQGTPDEVRNHPQVLEAYLGQD